The sequence below is a genomic window from Hyperolius riggenbachi isolate aHypRig1 chromosome 7, aHypRig1.pri, whole genome shotgun sequence.
attctctcctgactgtgttcagtttgaatctatgcgatctaatgcctgtttctcagatgttcctgcaaaatgttatcaacatgaatgtgtcattTCTCTCAAAGATTTGCGGGATCCTTTGTCatctaaaaacagatctttaagatcttccatctatgatcctgctatggggaaaagtcctaaactatgcagcatcaaaagtaaaattaatatgtctaataaagtttctcctgttgttgttgctctttcttctgcaaatggatctctgtctcaccctgttcacacctgtaagggcccgttgcctgatgacagttgctccagtgtttctgtcctgaacaccttgcggtctgctccgcagatcgcggaggtttgcgctatggaagcctcagtttcacaacctaaagcgatcttggattcgcaagttttgcgttctgcctcctcggattcgacattgttagctgaatctaagagtgagacactgcttcggttttgcgaatctgatgctgaagcttctttgccttgtccagagaagctttctctgatccTACCCTGTACCATTAATGTAAACATGatttccactcgcactgacatttgtgagtccctttcttgctctgaggaaagtgctgattctgcacccttgctcctctgcgctccacagctccacctgccggtgagaatttccctctactggtgcttacaccaaagctgggttcccctcttcatacgcttgtggaggatttccgccgtgtcagcgcacgccttgtgtgctgatcacggagattattccgcaatcgttacagtgggtaagagattatattacctatctattttaattaacataacttaatgacagtatgtttatttaggctgaagttcctctttaacattactATAATAACTTCATAACTAGGATGATGTGCTTAAAAGGACTTTTTAACAATTCTGCAGGTTTCGTAAAGGGTGATGTTTTGATTGATGTCAGTATGAGTTCCCTCATCCATCACCTCTATTCAGCTTGTGATATCTTCAAGGACATAATTATACTGAAGGCCAATGAGAGATGTAACATGGAGACAAGCAAATGGAAAGACACTCGTACCGGAGCTTATCACTGGGGGCACGCATCAGCCCATGCCGCCAAGTTAGAGGGAAAGAGGTGAGGTTTCTTGTAAATGCAGTATATGATTAGATAAAGGGTCTTCATGTCCATTTCTGGTTTTCATTTAACCAGTTTTCCACTAAGGGGGCTTTTCCccatatggaccagagcaattttcacatttcagcactccttcctttcattcgccaatagctTTATCTATActgatcacaacaaaattatctacattttttttgccaccaattaagctttctttggtttGTACATGTTTTAAGAATGAATTTATTCTAATGACATATTAACAGGAAtcataagaaaaaaaagtgtaaaaaaataattatttcccagtattcagtcattatagttttaacataAAAGGTGCTACTGAGGCTAAACCCATACttttcatttgcccatttgtcccggttatgacaacatttaaaatatgtccctagtataatgtataaaAATGACACTCTGAGAACAGCACAGTCTATGAAAAAGGATTGCTGCTATAAGGTGGGGGCAGGTCCCAAGGCCCAAAAGGTGTGAAGATAAAACAAAACAATGAACCTCAGGGCAATCACAATAGCATTCACCAACCGCTAGCCAATGCGGAATAGGACAAAGTATATAACGCTAATGTTAATGCTCATGCAGATATTCCAAAATTCTGAGCTAAGCACATAAAATGGAGCAATACAGTACCTCCTCCTGAAGTAATGAATACTTGATACCTTTCAGCTGCATTCTAATAACACAcgtcttgctgtaatcccgatatccagCTCAGTGTAGAATCATCCTGGCCACAACACCtcccggtcagctgacacccaaCTTCCTGCTTCCGGCTCCTCTGCTTTCCACAGTGGTTCCTCCTCGTATTACAGCCAGTGAGAGTGATAGCGGCGTTTCCTGACAAGTTCCTTCTGCTGTAGAATACTCTTTAACAGATCAGTGGCACTGGAGTATTCCTTAAAACGCTTTGTCTTCAGCTCTTAAAACCATTCTCCAGTCTGCAGTTTTAGACATCCGCTATCAAATCTCTGGCTCCAAATCTTTATCCATCAAATTGACAATTTCCATGAGTCACAGTCTGCAGCAGATAGATGTGAACTGCAGTGATCAGCCAGTTTCTATTATCCACCCTTCCATGGATAATGGATAATCAGCCAGTTTTCCATGGATAATGGAATCTGAATTATCACTGCAGTGCACatctagctgctgcagactgtggcTCATGGAAATTGTCAATTTGATGGATAAAGATTTGGAGCCAGAGATTTGATAGCGGATGTCTAAAACTGCAGACTGGAGAATGGTTTTAAGAGCTGAAGGCAAAGCGTTTTAAGGAATACTCCAGTGCCACTGATCTGTTAAAGAGTATTCTACAGCAGAAGGAACTTGTCAGGaaacgctgctatcactctcactGGCTGTCATACGAGGAGGAACCACTGTGGAAAGCAGAGGAGCCGGAAGCAGGAAgttgggtgtcagctgaccaggaggTGTTGTGGCCAGGATGATTCTACGCTGAGCTGAGTTTCACTCGCTCTGGATATCAGAATTACAGCAAGACTTGTGTTGTTAGATCGCAGCTGAAAGGTACCAAGTATCCATTACTTCAGGAGGAGGTACTGTATTGCTCCATTTTATACGCTTAGCTCAGAAGTTTGGAATATCTGCATGAGCATTAACATTAGTGTTATATACTTTGTCCTATTCCGCTTTGGCTAACGGTTGGTGAATGTTATTGTGATTGTGCTGAGGTTCATTGTTTTGTTCTagcataatgtatggtgacaatattttatttggaaataaaggtgtattttttttccagtttgcatccatcaccaattacaagcccctatttgcaaaaataaaaacatgcaacagagagagcgctctgagtgacaaataaataggagcatccaccctgccaaggacaggtctcacctgttcagaaatggctgctcgtaggacacagcctctgatagcgtttgtccctttaggggccagggaccaggctcacgaTCCAGCTCCAGGCAGGGAATCCAGAGGGCCACCAGGTAGTCACGGTCTCAGTTTGGACACTTCCAGGGAGGCTGTAGGCAGGCCAAACATTAGATCCAGGTGCACGCTCACCTTGCGAGACCAAACGGGAGTGAGCGGCGTCTATGCGATGTCAGTAGCGTACTGAGTAGTATTATGCGGCTAGCAGATATAACCGCTGACTTGCCGCAAATAGAGAGTGGTGAGGTAGTAAGGTGTAAAAGGGGggcttatttattagtaaaaaacaacgcgtttctcagagaaaacgttctctgtttcatcaggCTAATATAAAACAAGATGGCGGCATCTCTTTTTATAGGAAATGCTAAACATTGGTTCtttgggattggccaatccacatTACATGGGCAGTACTATGGAAAATAGTGTGAGGTCATAAAGGTGGTGCTAATGATGTAACTTCCACTaggtggagtatgtaaataagaaGGAGGAGTTAGAAAACTGCTCCTTTATCACAATACTATAAAGAtcactgaataaaataattgaaagttgTATATATAGCAGTAACATTTTTTAGAAAGGATCTTCTTAATTTAAATTACTCGATCTTAAGaggaaagtaatattgaaatgtccCAATAATCAGTCACCATAATGGGGTACCATTAATGGTTCCCTAGGgtatatatagataaaaaaagggggaagtggtgtAATGTGAATTCGCTCACAATTTCACATGGTTACTAACAAAACAGGCATCATGCACACAGATCCACGTATATATATGCAGCATGTGGGCCTGCCCACCAATGGCTGTaccccacagccacacacacccGCTGTTCACAATCCAATCTTCCATTATATACTTTGTAAATAAGGAGGGGAGGGGAATAAAATAGGAACCAGAACAGTGAAATTGATTGTCATCAAATATGAAGTGTATGCATTAATATCCTATATTCCTATTAGGGAATATATGGGGCCTGATCCACAAAAGAGCGCCAACTCCCAGCACGGCCACCCCCACGCGAACCCCCGCTCTCTgccccgggagggattttttgaatgaAAGTTGTTgtagcctttgtagctagcacttcgctagctaccattgtcccccaagtccttcCGCTCTTTTTTGATCGCCCCCGATCGCCACCGTTATACGTATCCCCCCTCGGATCCCGCGATGgtgcagcctctccaatcagctccagACTTTGCTATGGGGAAGATCGGGATTGTGCATGATGTTATGACGTCAATGACATCAGACGTCATATCCGATCGtcaccatagcgacgactgaagctcattggggaggctgcggctctcgcgggatcgtggctaggtaacgtatagcggcggcgatcgggggatcAAAAGGGTGCGGGGGGACTttggggacaatggtagctagcctagtgctttaattcaaaaaatccctcccgcggacgtagcctcagaaactgcgtaatgccagggaggttaaaagtgaGGTCCAAGATTCATGTGGTAGGACAGTTTCAGTCCAGAAATTACTACTTCAGTCCTGATATGTTGAAAGATCATTTTAAGAAAAAAACtctattatatattttttgttcttcagtgaccaatttcaggacaaGGAGAAGCAACTAAAGACAGCCATCAGTCACGTTATATCGTGTGActttgaaaatgaaaatataacgTATCCTGTTGTGCTTCCTCTTGCCGACTGTGTCACCAGTATACATATTCTAGAGGCTATTTGCAAAGATGAAGATGATTTTATGAGGAACCTGGGAAAAATCTCAAAGCTACTGAAACCTGGAGGCCACCTGATACTTATTTCGGTATTAAATACAACATATTATATGGTTGGAGGAGTGAAGTTTTCTGCCTTTCAATCTGaagaaatgtttgtgaaaaatgccCTTCAGAAGTTGGGTTTTGTTATTGATTATTGTTCAGTGCAGAGGAGGAAGAATGACAGCAGTCTGACTGATTATGATGCTGCTATGTTTATCACAGCTTGC
It includes:
- the LOC137525947 gene encoding indolethylamine N-methyltransferase-like encodes the protein MDCGPKKFYHKHDFDCRSFHDRYFSDKPDMVFGDDTLTFPMVNFHYVFSSGFVKGDVLIDVSMSSLIHHLYSACDIFKDIIILKANERCNMETSKWKDTRTGAYHWGHASAHAAKLEGKSDQFQDKEKQLKTAISHVISCDFENENITYPVVLPLADCVTSIHILEAICKDEDDFMRNLGKISKLLKPGGHLILISVLNTTYYMVGGVKFSAFQSEEMFVKNALQKLGFVIDYCSVQRRKNDSSLTDYDAAMFITACKTK